The following are from one region of the Candidatus Tectomicrobia bacterium genome:
- a CDS encoding Gfo/Idh/MocA family oxidoreductase, whose protein sequence is MPVSSPEPAGYAVLGCGLMGGRHAEVISCLEGAELRCAYDSDPARRDEVCRRFGCRPAASAEDAVADPGVRAVLVAAPSFLHAPMALMAARAGKHVLLEKPLANDTASGREVIGRCREAGVALSVVSQKRFDPGAMQLKAALDAGLLGRVFLAEVSINYYRDENYFLQAPWRASRAESGGGVLMNQGIHYIDLLMWCLGPVAEVRGAIGTVREGYQEEDVAAALLELECGALATLTASTVAYPGFPETLTLYGSEGTCTIAEGKGVVRWEHKGKAPLPAPPAEPPPPEELPPKLHSMYRNHRDFLGAFRVGRPPAVRPEEALAVVALIEKLYVDARPG, encoded by the coding sequence ATGCCCGTTTCCTCCCCCGAACCCGCCGGCTACGCCGTCCTCGGCTGCGGCCTGATGGGGGGCCGCCACGCCGAGGTGATCTCCTGCCTGGAGGGGGCGGAGCTTCGCTGCGCCTACGACTCCGACCCGGCGCGGCGCGACGAGGTCTGCCGGCGGTTCGGCTGCCGGCCGGCCGCCTCGGCGGAGGACGCCGTGGCCGATCCCGGGGTCCGGGCCGTGCTGGTGGCGGCGCCCTCCTTCCTCCACGCGCCCATGGCCCTGATGGCGGCCCGGGCGGGCAAGCACGTCCTCCTGGAGAAGCCCCTGGCGAACGACACGGCCTCAGGCCGGGAGGTAATCGGCCGCTGCCGGGAGGCCGGGGTGGCCCTCTCCGTCGTCTCGCAGAAGCGCTTCGACCCGGGAGCGATGCAGCTCAAGGCGGCGCTGGACGCCGGGCTGCTGGGGCGGGTGTTCCTGGCCGAGGTGTCGATCAACTACTACCGGGACGAGAACTACTTCCTCCAGGCCCCCTGGCGGGCCTCCCGGGCGGAGTCGGGGGGCGGGGTGCTGATGAACCAGGGCATCCACTACATCGACCTGCTCATGTGGTGCCTGGGGCCGGTGGCGGAGGTCCGGGGGGCGATCGGCACGGTCCGGGAGGGCTATCAGGAGGAGGACGTGGCGGCCGCCCTGCTGGAGCTCGAGTGCGGCGCGCTGGCCACACTCACCGCCTCGACCGTGGCCTACCCCGGCTTCCCCGAGACCCTCACCCTCTACGGCTCGGAGGGCACCTGCACCATCGCCGAGGGGAAAGGGGTCGTCCGCTGGGAGCACAAGGGCAAGGCGCCCCTCCCGGCCCCGCCCGCCGAGCCCCCGCCGCCGGAGGAGCTCCCCCCCAAGCTCCACTCCATGTACCGCAACCACCGGGACTTCCTCGGGGCCTTCCGCGTGGGTCGGCCCCCGGCCGTCCGGCCCGAGGAGGCGCTGGCGGTGGTGGCCCTGATCGAAAAACTTTATGTGGACGCGCGGCCCGGATAG
- a CDS encoding AMP-binding protein, whose protein sequence is MPTPVIWRPTEDFLRNSNVARFMQKHGLKSYSELLEWSVADIRRFWRLILEDMGVEWYRPYDEVLDLSRGFEWARWFVGGELNVIHNCIDRHLRDGKGGRTVLVWEGDGGEVRRFTYAELAAEVARLAGAMRAMGMRPGDAAGIFMPMLPETVFAFFACLKIGAAAVPIFSGFGPEAVAERLAHAEARLVFTADGGMRRGKEVPVKPLLDQALNLGTRVEKVVVLGRTAAEVPMKAGRDVMWEEFVAGQPAEAPTERLPAEARAIIIYTSGTTGKPKGTVHTHAGLLVTTAKELRYCIDLREGDTVFWVTDIGWMMGPWEMVGVQFGGGTYLIYEGAPNWPGPDRLWKLVADHKVTQLGISPTAIRLLISAGEAWVRKHDLTSLRLLGSTGEPWDPASYMWFFEKVGGGRCPIMNISGGTELCGCLLQPYPVQELTPCSLGGPALGVDTDVFDEEGRPVRDQIGHLVCKQPVPSMTKGFLKEDDRYIETYFSRWPGVWYHGDWAKRDAAGQWYLFGRSDDTINVAGKRVGPAEVEAELIKHPAVVEAAVIGAPHPIKGECLACFVVLREGTAPTDALREALKDQTVAYLGKSLRPDEVKFVKALPKTRSAKIVRGAIKKVYLGEDISRIDTSSIEVPEHLAAIREAL, encoded by the coding sequence ATGCCCACCCCCGTCATCTGGCGCCCCACCGAGGACTTCCTTCGGAACTCGAACGTCGCCCGCTTCATGCAAAAGCACGGGCTGAAGAGCTACTCCGAGCTTCTGGAGTGGTCGGTGGCGGACATCCGCCGCTTCTGGAGGCTCATCCTCGAGGACATGGGGGTGGAGTGGTACCGCCCCTACGACGAGGTGCTCGACCTGAGCCGGGGTTTCGAGTGGGCGCGCTGGTTCGTCGGTGGAGAATTAAACGTCATCCACAACTGCATCGACCGCCACCTCAGGGACGGGAAGGGAGGCCGGACGGTCCTCGTCTGGGAGGGGGACGGGGGGGAGGTGCGGCGCTTCACCTACGCGGAACTCGCCGCCGAGGTCGCGCGCCTGGCGGGGGCGATGCGGGCGATGGGGATGAGGCCCGGGGACGCGGCGGGCATCTTCATGCCCATGCTGCCCGAAACCGTCTTCGCCTTCTTCGCCTGCCTCAAGATCGGGGCCGCCGCCGTCCCCATCTTCTCGGGCTTCGGGCCCGAGGCGGTGGCCGAGCGGCTGGCCCACGCCGAGGCGCGGCTCGTCTTCACGGCGGACGGGGGCATGCGCCGGGGAAAGGAGGTCCCCGTCAAGCCTCTGCTGGATCAGGCCCTCAACCTGGGAACGAGGGTGGAGAAGGTTGTCGTCCTCGGGCGCACGGCCGCTGAAGTTCCCATGAAAGCCGGGCGGGACGTGATGTGGGAGGAGTTCGTGGCGGGGCAGCCCGCCGAGGCCCCGACGGAGCGCCTGCCCGCCGAGGCGCGGGCCATCATCATCTACACCTCGGGGACGACCGGGAAGCCCAAGGGCACGGTGCACACCCACGCGGGCCTCCTCGTGACCACGGCCAAGGAGCTGCGCTACTGCATCGACCTGCGCGAGGGGGACACCGTCTTCTGGGTGACCGACATCGGCTGGATGATGGGCCCCTGGGAGATGGTGGGGGTGCAATTCGGGGGCGGCACCTACCTCATCTATGAGGGCGCCCCCAACTGGCCCGGCCCGGACCGGCTCTGGAAGCTCGTCGCGGATCATAAAGTCACCCAGCTCGGCATCTCCCCCACCGCCATCCGGCTCCTCATCAGCGCCGGGGAGGCGTGGGTCCGCAAGCATGACCTCACGAGCCTCCGCCTCCTGGGCTCGACCGGGGAGCCCTGGGACCCCGCCTCCTACATGTGGTTCTTCGAGAAGGTGGGGGGCGGGAGGTGCCCCATCATGAACATCTCGGGGGGCACCGAGCTGTGCGGCTGCCTCCTCCAGCCCTACCCCGTCCAGGAGCTCACCCCCTGCTCCCTGGGCGGGCCCGCCCTGGGGGTGGACACCGACGTCTTCGACGAGGAGGGCCGCCCCGTGCGGGACCAGATCGGCCACCTCGTCTGCAAGCAGCCCGTGCCCTCCATGACCAAGGGCTTCTTGAAGGAGGACGACCGCTACATCGAGACCTACTTCTCCCGCTGGCCGGGGGTCTGGTACCACGGGGACTGGGCGAAGCGCGACGCGGCGGGCCAGTGGTACCTCTTCGGGCGCTCGGACGACACCATCAACGTGGCCGGGAAGCGCGTGGGCCCGGCCGAGGTCGAGGCGGAGCTGATCAAGCACCCGGCCGTCGTGGAGGCCGCCGTCATCGGCGCCCCCCACCCCATCAAGGGAGAGTGCCTCGCCTGCTTCGTGGTGCTGCGGGAGGGAACGGCGCCCACCGACGCCCTGCGGGAGGCGCTCAAGGACCAGACGGTGGCCTACCTGGGGAAGAGCCTTCGGCCCGACGAGGTCAAGTTCGTGAAAGCGCTGCCCAAGACGCGCTCGGCCAAGATCGTGCGGGGGGCCATCAAGAAAGTGTATCTCGGCGAGGACATCTCCCGGATCGACACCAGCTCTATCGAGGTGCCCGAGCACCTCGCGGCGATCCGGGAGGCGCTGTAG
- a CDS encoding SET domain-containing protein, translating to MLHPDTVLQFISPEIGYGVFATSLIPQGTITWVYDPLDQILTPEQVESMPEIYGEPLARYTYRTPEGNHILLWDLARFMNHSCSPNCMATHYGFEVAVRDIESGAELTVDYATLYMKPEETFDCYCRAEECRWRITSGDAEKLKEDWAAQIQGGLLRIGEVDQPLMHLLGNGHLQRACADHGVPFQLSLRRLF from the coding sequence GTGCTCCATCCGGATACGGTGCTCCAGTTCATCAGCCCGGAGATCGGCTACGGCGTCTTCGCCACGAGCCTGATCCCCCAGGGGACCATCACCTGGGTGTACGACCCGCTGGACCAGATCCTCACCCCCGAGCAGGTCGAGAGCATGCCCGAGATCTACGGGGAGCCCCTCGCGCGCTACACCTACCGCACCCCGGAGGGGAACCACATCCTGCTCTGGGACCTGGCGCGCTTCATGAACCACTCCTGCAGCCCCAACTGCATGGCGACGCACTACGGCTTCGAGGTGGCGGTCCGGGACATCGAGTCCGGCGCGGAGCTGACGGTGGACTACGCGACCCTCTACATGAAGCCCGAGGAGACCTTCGACTGCTACTGCCGGGCCGAGGAGTGCCGGTGGCGCATCACCTCCGGGGACGCGGAGAAGCTCAAGGAGGACTGGGCCGCCCAGATCCAGGGGGGCCTCCTGCGCATTGGGGAGGTCGACCAGCCCCTCATGCACCTGCTGGGCAACGGCCACCTCCAGCGGGCCTGCGCGGACCACGGCGTGCCCTTCCAGCTTTCGCTGCGGAGATTGTTCTAA
- a CDS encoding DUF2188 domain-containing protein: protein MSRQAKNQSSLSRAARVHVIAHQEGWAIKQEGQSRASKICSTKEAAVRNASQVAVKGQDVVVHKKDGSIQSWKRIVK from the coding sequence ATGAGCAGACAAGCAAAGAATCAATCCAGCCTCTCTAGGGCCGCCAGAGTGCATGTAATCGCCCACCAAGAAGGCTGGGCCATCAAGCAAGAGGGGCAATCCAGGGCATCTAAAATCTGCAGCACCAAGGAAGCGGCCGTAAGAAATGCCTCTCAAGTTGCCGTGAAAGGCCAAGACGTCGTTGTTCATAAGAAAGACGGTTCCATCCAGAGCTGGAAACGAATTGTCAAATGA
- a CDS encoding lipid-A-disaccharide synthase N-terminal domain-containing protein, with amino-acid sequence MFLGFDFGPWEVFGLMGNLCFGSRFIIQWIHSERVGRSEVPVVFWYLSLAGSIILLIYFFQRRSIIGVLAYLPNFIPYIRNLMLIAKEKRGNLPSGPTHA; translated from the coding sequence ATGTTCCTGGGTTTCGACTTCGGTCCTTGGGAAGTGTTCGGCCTCATGGGGAACCTGTGCTTCGGCAGCCGCTTCATCATCCAATGGATTCACAGCGAGCGGGTGGGGAGGAGCGAGGTGCCCGTCGTCTTCTGGTATCTGAGCCTGGCGGGCTCGATCATCCTGCTCATCTACTTCTTCCAGCGCCGGAGCATCATCGGCGTGCTGGCCTATCTCCCCAATTTCATCCCCTACATCCGGAACCTCATGCTCATCGCCAAGGAGAAGCGCGGAAACCTCCCCTCCGGTCCCACCCACGCCTAG
- a CDS encoding glycosyltransferase family 2 protein → MKGLEPRGSLSVVIPCHNEEGNVEALWAELRPVLEGIGREWEVVFVNDASTDGTLARLRQLERDNPGIRVVEHPRNLGESAAQLSGFAAARGEIVATMDADLQNDPADLPRLIEALGEAGAVCGVRPKRADTRLKQFSTWAANGFRNWMLKDGILDAGCTYRVFRRKALAQLIPFRGLHRFLPTLLQTHGWEVRQIEVADRPRKAGVSKYGFGNRVFVGLVDTLAVLWYQRRHIPPPPG, encoded by the coding sequence ATGAAGGGACTCGAACCGCGCGGCTCGCTCAGCGTGGTCATTCCCTGCCACAACGAGGAAGGGAACGTGGAGGCCCTCTGGGCCGAGCTGCGTCCCGTGCTCGAGGGCATCGGCCGGGAGTGGGAAGTCGTCTTCGTGAACGACGCCTCGACGGACGGAACCCTGGCCAGGCTGCGGCAGTTGGAGAGGGACAACCCGGGCATCCGGGTCGTCGAGCACCCCCGCAACCTGGGGGAGAGCGCCGCCCAGCTCAGTGGCTTCGCCGCCGCCCGGGGCGAGATCGTCGCCACCATGGACGCCGATCTCCAGAACGACCCGGCGGATCTCCCCCGCCTCATCGAGGCCCTCGGGGAGGCCGGGGCGGTTTGCGGCGTCCGGCCCAAGCGGGCCGACACCCGCCTCAAGCAGTTCTCCACCTGGGCCGCCAACGGCTTCCGGAACTGGATGCTCAAGGACGGCATCCTGGACGCGGGGTGCACCTACCGGGTCTTCCGCCGGAAGGCCCTGGCCCAGCTCATCCCCTTCCGGGGACTGCACCGCTTCCTCCCGACCCTCCTCCAGACCCACGGATGGGAGGTGCGCCAGATCGAGGTGGCCGACCGCCCCCGGAAGGCCGGGGTGTCCAAGTACGGCTTCGGGAACCGCGTGTTCGTCGGACTCGTCGACACGCTGGCCGTCCTTTGGTATCAACGGAGGCACATTCCGCCCCCCCCGGGGTGA
- a CDS encoding SET domain-containing protein-lysine N-methyltransferase, whose protein sequence is MIHPDTALRFVSPEVGHGVFATRRIPKGTITWGLCHLDHVLTPARRRELPPAYTEMIQTYSYMTSRGDAVLCWDFGRFVNHSCDPATLSVTEGMEIAVRDILPGEQITDDYGMLNIIAELECRCGAPGCRGVVRSDDVLRLGDAWEARVREAFALAPRLPQPLVPFLREARLLSDMLAGRAPLPRPADFCVPSKAVWAEGNGSSPAAPAPRNHPASA, encoded by the coding sequence GTGATCCACCCCGATACGGCGCTGCGCTTCGTCAGCCCCGAGGTCGGCCACGGGGTCTTCGCCACCCGGCGGATTCCCAAGGGGACGATCACGTGGGGCCTCTGCCACCTCGACCACGTCCTCACCCCGGCCCGCAGGCGGGAGCTGCCCCCGGCCTACACCGAGATGATCCAGACCTACTCCTACATGACCTCCCGGGGGGACGCCGTCCTCTGCTGGGACTTCGGCCGCTTCGTGAACCACTCCTGCGACCCCGCCACCCTCAGCGTGACCGAGGGGATGGAGATCGCCGTCCGGGACATCCTCCCCGGCGAGCAGATCACCGACGACTACGGGATGCTGAACATCATCGCCGAACTGGAGTGCCGGTGCGGCGCCCCGGGCTGCCGGGGCGTCGTCCGCTCGGACGACGTGCTCCGGCTGGGGGACGCGTGGGAGGCCCGCGTCCGCGAGGCCTTCGCCCTGGCGCCCCGGCTCCCCCAGCCGCTCGTGCCGTTCCTCCGGGAAGCCCGGCTCCTGAGCGACATGCTGGCGGGCCGGGCGCCATTGCCCCGCCCGGCGGACTTTTGCGTGCCCTCGAAGGCGGTGTGGGCGGAGGGGAACGGTTCCTCTCCGGCGGCTCCCGCGCCGCGGAACCACCCCGCCTCGGCCTGA
- a CDS encoding glycosyltransferase family 39 protein has product MAGGPAPGAPARPVPAWIPLALLAIPVLLVWINLGGGAAKLPVEARSREIIQTMARTGDWLVPRVDGKPFLSKPPLYHWIGAISARIRGEADWWSARVPSAIGAMVMLAVTVAWGTALGGPALGGLAGLLTGMMALFLIMARRGSPDMAFSAACVAALYLFERLWHGRRRNLLPAFGLSLALAALAKGTTLLPVVGIPAALALTLRRGWGRVFRREVLMWLAAAALAGGSWYLLVFVQMPKEAIHWALLEGLQPVGVEVVGHTGRHFRAFWYYLYRIWDIAIPVSVLLPLTARHVWRAGRWRGRGGWAFVVWTFVVVLVFFSVLPAKQPHYLLPVLPLLGLMAADALLAHIDDPPGSLGEKFLTSSQAVLLVLLAAGTLLGLGFTLFIAPSWLAGLSVLGGVGALVLTGRGWMARRRREAWLGAVAAAGCLGLLYFGAFEEWKSLDRQADRAEAQSQAPEKPAAPIPPGGGAKKP; this is encoded by the coding sequence ATGGCCGGAGGCCCGGCTCCCGGCGCACCCGCCCGCCCCGTCCCGGCCTGGATTCCGCTGGCGCTTCTCGCCATCCCCGTCCTCCTCGTCTGGATCAACCTGGGCGGCGGGGCCGCGAAGCTTCCCGTCGAGGCGCGCAGCCGGGAGATCATCCAAACGATGGCGCGGACGGGGGATTGGCTCGTCCCCCGGGTGGACGGCAAGCCCTTCCTCTCGAAGCCCCCCCTCTACCATTGGATCGGCGCGATTTCGGCCCGCATCCGCGGGGAGGCGGACTGGTGGAGCGCCCGGGTGCCCTCGGCCATCGGAGCGATGGTCATGCTGGCTGTCACCGTTGCCTGGGGGACGGCGCTGGGCGGCCCGGCCCTGGGGGGCCTGGCGGGGCTCCTGACGGGGATGATGGCGCTCTTCCTCATCATGGCCCGGAGGGGCTCGCCCGACATGGCCTTTTCCGCGGCGTGCGTGGCCGCCTTATACCTATTCGAGCGGCTCTGGCATGGCCGGCGCAGGAACCTTCTCCCGGCGTTCGGCCTCTCGCTGGCGCTGGCGGCGCTGGCCAAGGGCACCACCCTGCTCCCGGTGGTGGGGATCCCCGCCGCCCTGGCCCTGACGCTCCGCCGGGGCTGGGGTAGGGTCTTCCGGCGGGAGGTGCTGATGTGGCTGGCCGCGGCCGCCCTGGCGGGGGGCTCGTGGTATCTCCTGGTCTTCGTCCAGATGCCCAAGGAGGCAATCCACTGGGCCCTCCTGGAGGGCCTCCAGCCGGTGGGCGTCGAGGTGGTGGGCCATACGGGCCGGCACTTCCGCGCGTTCTGGTACTACCTCTACCGGATTTGGGACATCGCCATCCCGGTGAGCGTCCTGCTGCCCCTCACCGCCAGGCACGTCTGGCGGGCGGGGCGCTGGCGCGGGAGGGGGGGATGGGCCTTCGTCGTCTGGACCTTTGTCGTAGTCCTCGTCTTTTTCTCCGTCCTCCCGGCCAAGCAGCCCCACTACCTGCTCCCGGTCCTGCCCCTGCTGGGGCTGATGGCGGCGGACGCCCTGCTGGCCCACATCGATGATCCGCCCGGAAGCCTTGGGGAGAAATTCCTGACGTCCTCCCAGGCCGTCCTGCTGGTCCTCCTGGCCGCGGGGACGCTCTTGGGGCTGGGCTTCACGCTGTTCATCGCGCCGTCGTGGCTCGCCGGGCTGAGCGTGCTGGGAGGGGTGGGCGCGCTTGTGCTCACCGGCCGCGGATGGATGGCCAGGCGGCGGCGGGAGGCGTGGCTGGGGGCGGTGGCGGCCGCGGGCTGCCTGGGGCTCCTCTACTTCGGCGCCTTCGAGGAGTGGAAGTCCCTGGACCGCCAGGCGGACAGGGCCGAGGCGCAGTCCCAGGCGCCCGAGAAGCCGGCGGCCCCCATTCCTCCCGGTGGGGGCGCAAAAAAGCCATGA
- a CDS encoding MBL fold metallo-hydrolase, translated as METQNWYSVQEFAPGSYQITEAGRYKMFLFLGRDKALAVDGGLGVGDLRKLHESITRLPIDFILTHTHWDHLGGGHQWPKVGVHPIGKDRLANDHSAAAQRFIQNWKDPLPAGFDPKTFTIKPITFGWTLKEGDSFDLGGRRFRVYDIPGHSPDSIALLDEREGVLVTGDLVKPLDCLYLQVPTAILRDYAPSLRKLEKLAKEVKWICSGHTNPFGDASIIGEMARFMEEIEAGTHEKSKKRFAPPGWGEVDEYEAKRFKVWIGDHARK; from the coding sequence ATGGAGACGCAGAACTGGTATTCCGTTCAGGAGTTCGCGCCGGGCAGCTACCAGATCACCGAGGCGGGCCGCTACAAGATGTTCCTCTTCCTCGGGAGGGACAAGGCGCTGGCGGTGGACGGTGGCCTGGGCGTCGGCGACCTCCGCAAGCTCCACGAGAGCATCACCAGGCTCCCCATCGACTTCATCCTGACCCACACCCACTGGGACCACCTGGGCGGCGGCCACCAATGGCCCAAGGTGGGGGTGCACCCCATCGGGAAAGACCGCCTGGCGAACGACCACTCCGCGGCGGCCCAGCGCTTCATCCAGAACTGGAAGGACCCCCTGCCCGCGGGCTTCGACCCCAAGACCTTCACCATCAAGCCCATCACCTTCGGCTGGACGCTGAAAGAGGGCGACTCCTTCGACCTGGGCGGCCGGCGCTTCCGCGTCTACGACATCCCCGGCCACTCCCCGGACAGCATCGCGCTGCTGGACGAGCGGGAGGGCGTCCTCGTCACCGGCGACCTGGTGAAGCCCCTCGACTGCCTCTACCTCCAGGTGCCCACCGCGATACTCCGCGACTACGCCCCCTCCCTGCGCAAGCTCGAGAAGCTGGCGAAGGAGGTGAAGTGGATCTGCTCGGGCCACACCAACCCCTTCGGCGACGCCTCCATCATCGGCGAGATGGCCCGGTTCATGGAGGAGATCGAGGCCGGCACGCACGAGAAGTCCAAGAAGCGCTTCGCCCCTCCCGGCTGGGGCGAGGTGGACGAGTACGAGGCCAAGCGCTTCAAGGTCTGGATTGGGGACCACGCGCGGAAGTAG
- a CDS encoding DegT/DnrJ/EryC1/StrS family aminotransferase produces MMKIPFVDLHPQYLDVKQRVDESLARIIASSSFVGGNFVKEFEAALAQEEGKRFAVGVKSGTAALQLVFEGLGLPPGAEIVTTTLTAVPTVEAIVRAGFKPVLCDIDPRTYQISAAAVEAAVTPRTAVLLPVHLYGFPAPLREISALAARKGLILAEDVAQAQGASLDGKRVGTWGEAACFSFYPSKCLGGFGDSGAAATDREELASRVRALSNHGRLEKFTHETVGVNERIDPIQAAVLSAKLPRLKEWNAMRRRAAQWYLEGLAGVGDVVLPEPPRGAEPVWHLFVIRTARREALAKHLAENGVQTGLHYPVPVHLHPAYASLGYARGAFPEAEAACDAILSLPIFPHLTETQAAYVIEQVSAFFGAGSRAASAAAGRGRTD; encoded by the coding sequence ATGATGAAAATCCCCTTCGTCGATCTTCACCCCCAATACCTGGACGTGAAGCAGCGGGTGGATGAGTCGCTCGCCCGCATCATCGCCTCCTCCTCGTTCGTCGGGGGCAATTTCGTCAAGGAATTCGAGGCCGCCCTTGCCCAGGAGGAGGGGAAGCGGTTCGCCGTCGGGGTGAAGAGCGGCACCGCCGCCCTCCAGCTCGTCTTCGAGGGGCTCGGGCTGCCTCCCGGCGCCGAGATCGTCACCACCACCCTCACCGCCGTGCCCACGGTGGAGGCCATCGTCAGGGCGGGGTTCAAGCCCGTCCTGTGCGACATCGACCCCCGCACCTACCAGATTTCCGCCGCCGCCGTGGAGGCCGCCGTGACGCCCCGGACGGCAGTGCTCCTGCCGGTCCACCTCTACGGGTTCCCCGCCCCCCTGCGGGAAATCTCCGCGCTCGCCGCCCGCAAGGGGCTCATCCTCGCCGAGGACGTGGCCCAGGCGCAGGGGGCCTCGCTGGACGGGAAAAGGGTGGGCACCTGGGGGGAGGCCGCCTGCTTCTCTTTCTACCCCTCGAAGTGCCTGGGCGGGTTCGGGGACAGCGGCGCAGCCGCCACCGACCGGGAAGAGCTCGCCTCGCGGGTGAGGGCGCTCTCGAACCACGGGCGCCTGGAGAAGTTCACGCACGAGACGGTGGGGGTGAACGAACGGATCGATCCCATCCAGGCGGCCGTGCTCTCGGCCAAGCTGCCCCGCCTGAAGGAGTGGAACGCCATGCGCCGACGCGCGGCCCAGTGGTATCTCGAAGGGCTGGCGGGGGTGGGGGACGTCGTCCTTCCCGAGCCTCCCCGGGGCGCGGAGCCGGTGTGGCATCTGTTCGTGATCCGCACCGCCCGGCGCGAGGCGCTCGCCAAGCACCTCGCGGAGAACGGGGTCCAGACGGGGTTGCACTATCCCGTCCCCGTGCACCTCCATCCGGCCTACGCTTCTTTGGGATACGCCCGGGGCGCCTTCCCCGAGGCGGAGGCGGCCTGCGACGCCATCCTCTCCCTGCCGATCTTCCCGCACCTGACCGAGACGCAGGCCGCTTACGTGATCGAGCAGGTTTCCGCCTTCTTCGGGGCGGGCTCCCGCGCCGCCTCGGCGGCGGCCGGCCGCGGCCGAACCGACTGA